From Anopheles darlingi chromosome 2, idAnoDarlMG_H_01, whole genome shotgun sequence, the proteins below share one genomic window:
- the LOC125948482 gene encoding uncharacterized protein LOC125948482 isoform X2, translated as MKRGRTEELQFGQSRPQQHPPGQQRIITTTQPHNAATASTGSTIQYQITPNIIKTSAPPDSVASITNLGSAQQQQPQLAPQQTTNVQYTSYNATIGGNLIKSQQAGVAPQSQQHIHVVNSSNQARITPTLKGTVVNASPSPSTTPNSGTPASTGSSQSITSMSPGVLPGGGGAVQQPSQGHPPSAPQGQAQLQRLKVEDALSYLDQVKYRFGNQPQVYNDFLDIMKEFKSQSIDTPGVIQRVSNLFKGHPELIVGFNTFLPPGYKIEVQANDQGYAFQVSVSVPSTSTGTSVAPAPSPHKYNTIFQGGGQIVQATTAGGGSLSNATNTTAGASGVNLMAYVGSASGGNTGGLSGTTPASAPTGTAIVPIIGGTLQQQATTGGSITNTASVAPQNVQSVTSTVTAASIAAPQVPQNFTSRDHRDVHHRERTISTGSVASNASLPTAVTAAADTVSTTIVASQQQPQQHRMISQQIISQQPSGATTIVPASTLVATIPPQQQQQQQHIQSQQQSQTTGGGGGGGGEAGTPQHQIVVSGNVVVPAVAPASAGTANQPVEFNHAITYVNKIKNRFLLQPEKYKRFLEILHTYQKEQKTHKETAQSGNSVNAKQLTEAEVYTQVAKLFDNQEDLLREFGQFLPDATGYHNQTVSASGGGAFHGAGKNNSLSMGYDAQQQPNSASIGGAVAVGSGSVSGTIVHGSKKLSNSAGNVVGSTITNINLKGCNSLHTNLMRLPHDRDYSMANVEGKDYAVVSPSIGGAPLGGAVTSRGNNLAAGGAILSEKDRNQIVVSAGGGAGNMNQKYISNASMVASMGGGITGTLAGGATLPQGLSGSSMGGPIIANMSSGGSAGVKRSPSCSSQMVTIGGGGPGVGNMPPSRDYRGVVGDGGIGGPPSAKRHKPICRDVSLAEASKYGTLNDYAFFDKVRKALRSPDVYENFLRCLTLFNQEIVSKSELQTLIAPFLSRYPDLLKWFQDFLGPPGGTASSECVPLSAAAAAAQRQERSQNELATDIDLSTCKRLGASYCALPKSHENVKCSGRTSLCRDVLNDTWVSFPTWSEDSTFVTSRKTQYEEFIYRCEDERFELDVVIETNSATIRVLEGVQKKLTRMSQDEISRFRLDDCLGGTSPTIHQRALRRIYGDKAADIIQGLKKNPAVAVPVVLRRMKAKEEEWREAQKSFNKQWREQNEKYYLKSLDHQGINFKQTDIKALRSKSLFNEIETLFDERHEQNEDPSASTMQGSGPHMTIPYKDKTILEDAANLLIHHVKRQTGIQKQEKARIKHMLRQFVPDLFFAPRQQLSEDEREEDDKDMDVDQEEDECSGGKSSNSKRVSGSGSSSNTPSGANNTNDGVAEMSAMKEEVGDNTTGSEGVAASKKGSHESQSMASGSGAPTASTTVTSSSSSATVTSSSGAASTNNSNSNEDNNGRNATGSTGTSTAESDTGSKMPIKAEIKDENDVTSPTTSTQDQATAAGQQPMSPPLPPHASGKHIEEAYTLFFANNNWYLFLRLHAILCERLRTIYERAQIIAAEERAYESTRNNSTATALRLKPKSEIRIEEYYNTFLEMLKNLLDGNMESSSYEDTLREMFGIHAYIAFTLDRVVQNAVRQLQHCVTERGALECVELFQTEHRKGSVGGLCRTANRRIATELAYQRKAEAALQDENCYKIYIYKIDCRVTIELLDTESEDTTNNFINSQAYNSYVDRISNPAAAGTGSDSGGGGGGGNGGSAGNGGSNNGSGGSSGGVGSGSVGDNTGSEATGNTAMVHLDSNTRSNHNVNTLASHGKCSIGGDDERSSETAVKVEKPDDELHRSHAVMNRPLFLARNVQIFKNRSHKRSLTINGKKMANAAWPIISSDSDDTGEDTGRALSKSPRIAPNEKSNLPQNYCDDADDATATSSNVEEESKSANENDSATDVKKEKNISLDKSASSITTGSITINALGGSGANSSSSIVGESMEKSTGNINNNNSNMNNNSLSDTASTKKTDNSSCLGSSKKSSTPERLSSGMNGCHDLIIDDTEQLKMDNHFRSSKVRNKKFNLYRLGSLRQASKTHPKVTKRMHQKFKKFVDQWLDSNVTASQQDSCNDWLVGKQQNLIQNLNTTVVVQNNDLNRTPYVPYKRYKVDKSEFT; from the exons ATGAAGCGTGGCAGAACGGAAGAGCTTCAATTCGGGCAATcacggccacagcagcacccgcCTGGGCAGCAGCGAATTATTACTACAACGCAACCGCATAATGCAGCAACTGCGAGCACTGGCTCAACCATTCAGTATCAGATCACACCGAATATCATCAAAACAAGTGCTCCTCCCGATTCCGTAGCATCCATAACAAACTTGGGCtccgcgcagcagcaacagccgcagctTGCTccacaacaaaccaccaacgTTCAATACACAT CCTACAACGCAACAATCGGTGGAAATCTAATAAAAAGCCAACAAGCAGGCGTTGCGCCGCAATCGCAACAGCACATCCACGTCGTAAACTCGAGCAATCAGGCGCGCATCACTCCAACACTCAAGGGAACGGTGGTgaatgcatcaccatcaccctcaACTACGCCAAATTCGGGCACTCCTGCTAGTACTGGCAGTTCGCAATCTATAACAAGCATGTCTCCGGGAGTGCTtcctggtggaggaggggCTGTTCAACAACCGTCGCAGGGCCACCCTCCTTCGGCACCGCAAGGACAAGCTCAGTTACAGCGGTTAAAGGTCGAGGATGCGCTTAGCTATCTCGATCAGGTGAAATATCGCTTCGGAAATCAACCGCAAGTGTACAATGATTTCCTGGACATTATGAAGGAATTCAAATCTCAGAGCATCGATACACCCGGAGTGATACAGCGGGTTTCGAACCTGTTCAAGGGTCACCCGGAGTTGATCGTCGGCTTCAACACGTTTCTTCCACCCGGTTACAAAATCGAAGTACAGGCCAATGATCAAGGCTACGCTTTCCAAGTTTCCGTATCCGTACCATCGACGTCGACTGGTACCTCGGTCGCTCCTGCTCCTTCGCCCCATAAATATAACACCATCTTCCAAGGTGGTGGTCAAATTGTACAGGCGACCACTGCCGGTGGAGGATCGTTATCGAATGCCACGAACACAACAGCCGGAGCAAGTGGAGTGAACCTCATGGCCTACGTGGGTTCCGCCAGTGGTGGCAATACAGGTGGGCTGTCAGGGACGACACCAGCTAGTGCCCCAACAGGAACGGCAATCGTGCCGATAATCGGCGGaacattgcagcagcaggcaacgaCGGGAGGGTCTATCACAAATACCGCCTCGGTTGCGCCTCAAAATGTGCAATCAGTTACGTCTACTGTTACGGCAGCCAGCATCGCGGCACCGCAAGTGCCACAAAACTTTACTTCCCGCGATCATCGGGATGTCCACCATCGAGAACGCACAATCTCCACTGGTTCGGTGGCTAGCAATGCTAGTTTACCGACAGCGGTAACCGCAGCAGCCGATACAGTCTCGACCACTATAGTTgcgagccagcagcaaccgcaacaacatcGGATGATCTCTCAACAAATCATATCTCAGCAACCATCAGGAGCAACTACCATTGTTCCAGCGTCTACCTTGGTAGCGACAATTccgccacagcaacagcaacaacaacagcatatccaatcacaacaacaatcgcaaacaacaggcggtggtggtggtggaggaggagaagcaggaacgCCGCAACATCAGATTGTAGTATCTGGAAACGTTGTAGTTCCCGCGGTCGCCCCTGCAAGTGCGGGTACAGCGAATCAACCGGTCGAATTCAACCATGCCATTACGTATGTgaataaaatcaaaaatcgattccTACTGCAACCGGAAAAGTACAAACGATTCCTCGAGATTCTGCATACCTACCAGAAGGAACAGAAAACGCATAAAGAAACGGCACAAAGCGGAAACTCGGTGAATGCGAAGCAGCTAACCGAGGCCGAAGTGTACACCCAGGTAGCAAAGTTGTTTGACAATCAAGAAGATTTGCTTCGTGAATTTGGTCAGTTCCTACCAGACGCCACAGGCTATCATAACCAAACAGTGTCCGCCTCGGGAGGAGGTGCATTCCATGGTGCTGGCAAGAATAACAGTCTTTCAATGGGATACGatgctcagcagcagccaaactCGGCAAGTATAGGAGGAGCCGTAGCAGTCGGTAGTGGATCGGTCTCTGGCACGATTGTGCACGGCAGCAAAAAGTTATCCAACAGCGCTGGCAACGTCGTTGGCAGCACAATAACGAATATTAATCTAAAGGGATGCAACAGCTTACATACAAACTTGATGCGGTTGCCACATGATCGCGACTATTCTATGGCAAATGTCGAAGGAAAAGATTACGCCGTCGTTTCACCGAGTATAGGAGGAGCACCGCTTGGTGGTGCAGTAACCAGCAGGGGCAATAATTTGGCAGCTGGTGGTGCAATTCTGTCCGAAAAGGATCGAAATCAGATCGTCGTAAGCGCAGGAGGCGGTGCTGGAAACATGAATCAGAAGTACATTAGCAACGCTtcgatggttgcttcgatgggAGGAGGAATTACGGGCACTCTCGCTGGTGGAGCAACACTTCCACAAGGACTCTCTGGTTCTAGCATGGGCGGTCCAATAATCGCGAATATGTCCAGTGGCGGTAGTGCTGGCGTTAAGAGATCACCTTCATGTTCCTCGCAGATGGTAACGATTGGAGGAGGTGGTCCCGGTGTCGGGAATATGCCCCCTTCTCGCGATTATCGAGGAGTGGTAGGAGATGGTGGAATAGGAGGCCCACCATCTGCGAAAAGACATAAACCGATTTGCCGCGATGTTTCCCTGGCCGAAGCGTCTAAATACGGTACCCTCAATGATTACGCATTCTTCGACAAAGTCCGGAAAGCATTGCGAAGTCCGGACGTGTACGAGAATTTCCTGAGATGTTTGACATTGTTCAACCAGGAAATCGTATCGAAATCGGAGCTTCAAACGCTAATTGCGCCGTTTTTAAGTCGCTATCCAGATTTGCTGAAATGGTTCCAAGACTTTCTCGGTCCACCGGGTGGTACAGCATCTAGCGAATGCGTTCCACTgtcagcggctgctgcagccgcacAGAGACAAGAGCGGTCACAGAATGAGCTTGCCACGGATATCGATCTTTCGACGTGCAAACGGCTCGGAGCGAGCTATTGTGCCCTGCCGAAATCacatgaaaatgtaaaatgttcTGGTCGGACCAGCCTGTGCCGTGATGTACTGAACGATACCTGGGTTTCTTTTCCCACTTGGTCAGAAGATTCGACGTTTGTAACGTCTCGCAAGACGCAGTACGAGGAGTTCATCTATCGTTGTGAAGACGAGCGCTTCGAGCTGGACGTTGTTATCGAAACAAATAGTGCCACAATACGCGTGCTGGAGGGTGTACAGAAAAAGCTTACACGAATGTCGCAGGACGAAATAAGCCGCTTTCGGTTGGATGATTGCCTTGGTGGGACGTCACCGACAATACATCAGCGCGCTTTAAGGCGAATATATGGCGATAAGGCGGCGGATATCATTCAAGGGTTGAAGAAAAATCCTGCCGTCGCCGTGCCAGTGGTGCTCAGGCGGATGAAGGCCAAAGAGGAGGAATGGCGCGAAGCGCAAAAG AGTTTTAATAAACAATGGCGAgagcaaaatgaaaagtatTACCTTAAATCGCTCGACCACCAAGGTATCAACTTTAAACAGACGGACATCAAAGCTCTCCGCTCGAAAAGTTTGTTCAATGAAATTGAGACACTTTTTGATGAG CGCCACGAGCAAAACGAAGATCCGAGTGCTTCTACAATGCAAGGTAGTGGGCCGCACATGACGATACCTTACAAAGACAAGACAATATTGGAAGATGCAGCAAACTTGTTAATACATCACGTCAAACGTCAGACCGGTATtcagaagcaggagaaggcaAGAATCAAACACATGCTGAGGCAATTTGTTCCCGATTTGTTCTTTGCACCGCGTCAGCAGCTGAGCGAAgacgaacgagaagaag ATGATAAAGATATGGACGTCGATCAGGAGGAAGATGAATGTAGTGGGGGTAAATCTTCGAACTCTAAAAGAGTATCCGGTAGCGGTTCAAGTAGTAATACTCCCAGTGGTGCTAATAACACCAATGATGGTGTTGCAGAAATGTCAGCAATGAAAGAAGAAGTTGGTGACAACACGACCGGGTCGGAGGGCGTTGCAGCATCCAAGAAAGGCTCTCATGAGTCCCAATCTATGGCATCTGGGAGTGGGGCACCAACAGCATCTACCACcgtcacatcgtcgtcgtcttcagcgACGGTGACGTCTTCGAGTGGAGCAGCAAGTACAAATAACAGTAACTCTAACGAAGATAACAACGGTAGAAATGCAACCGGTAGTACCGGAACAAGTACTGCGGAAAGTGATACGGGAAGCAAAATGCCAATAAAAGCTGAAATTAAGGATGAGAATGATGTGACGTCCCCTACTACGTCGACACAAGATCAAGCCACTGCCGCAGGTCAGCAGCCGATGAGTCCACCGTTACCGCCACATGCATCTGGCAAACATATC GAGGAAGCGTACACTTTATTTTTTGCTAACAATAACTGGTATCTGTTCCTTCGACTTCATGCAATTCTTTGTGAACGATTGCGAACAATTTACGAACGGGCACAAATCATTGCGGCCGAGGAGCGTGCCTATGAGAGCAcacgcaacaacagcactgCGACTGCTCTTCGGCTGAAGCCGAAAAGCGAAATACGCATAGAAGAGTACTATAATACGTTTTTGGAAATGCTAAAAAATCTCCTAGATGGCAACATGGAGTCGAGTAGCTACGAGGACACACTTCGTGAAATGTTTGGCATTCACGCCTATATAGCCTTCACGTTAGATAGG GTTGTGCAGAATGCAGTTCGTCAGTTGCAACACTGTGTTACGGAACGGGGTGCGCTTGAGTGTGTGGAGTTGTTTCAGACCGAGCATCGTAAAGGCAGCGTCGGAGGATTGTGTCGGACTGCTAATCGTCGGATTGCTACTGAATTAGCCTACCAGCGAAAAGCTGAGGCTGCATTGCAGGATGAAAATTGTTATAAGATATACATT TACAAAATTGATTGTCGTGTTACAATCGAGCTGCTCGATACAGAATCGGAGGATACTACTAACAATTTTATCAACTCGCAAGCTTACAACTCCTATGTTGACCGAATATCCAATCCGGCTGCTGCCGGCACTGGTAGTGAcagtgggggtggtgggggcgGTGGAAATGGTGGATCTGCCGGAAatggcggcagcaacaacggcagtggtggtagtagtggtggtgtaggCAGTGGCAGTGTTGGTGACAACACAGGCAGTGAAGCAACCGGCAATACTGCCATGGTGCATTTGGACAGCAACACAAGAAGCAACCATAATGTGAACACATTGGCTTCTCACGGAAAATGCAGCATAGGAGGCGACGATGAACGATCCAGCGAAACGGCAGTGAAAGTCGAGAAACCCGACGATGAGCTG CACCGAAGCCATGCCGTGATGAATAGGCCGTTATTCTTGGCGCGTAATGtgcaaattttcaaaaaccgTTCCCACAAGAGATCGCTTACAATtaatggaaagaaaatggcaaatgcTGCTTGGCCGATAATATCTTCGGATTCGGATGACACCGGGGAAGATACGGGTCGAGCTCTTTCTAAATCACCTAGGATTGCACCAAATGAAAAGTCCAATTTGCCCCAAAATTAttgcgatgatgctgatgatgcaaccGCAACGAGCTCCAATGTAGAGGAAGAGTCCAAATCCGCAAACGAAAATGATTCAGCAACTGACgtgaaaaaggagaagaacatATCGCTTGATAAAAGTGCATCCAGTATCACCACAGGATCAATAACGATCAATGCACTTGGTGGCAGCGgtgcgaacagcagcagcagcatcgttggaGAAAGCATGGAAAAATCTACTGGAAACATAAACAATAATAACAGCAATATGAACAATAACAGCTTGAGCGACACTGCTAGTACCAAGAAGACCGATAATTCATCTTGCTtgggaagcagcaaaaagtCCTCCACACCAGAACGGTTATCATCGGGCATGAATGGATGTCACGATTTGATTATCGATGATACGGAGCAGCTGAAGATGGACAATCATTTCAGATCATCTAAAGTGCGTAACAAAAAATTTAACCTCTACCGATTGGGATCATTGAGGCAAGCTAGTAAA ACCCACCCGAAAGTGACAAAACGAATGCATCAAAAGTTTAAGAAATTTGTCGATCAATGGCTGGATAGTAATGTTACTGCGTCGCAGCAAGATTCCTGCAATGATTGGCTGGTCGGAAAGCAACAGAATCTAATTCAGAACTTAAATACCACTGTGGTCGTGCAGAATAATGATCTTAATCGTACTCCGTATGTACCGTACAAGCGTTACAAGGTAGATAAATCTGAATTTACGTGA